Proteins encoded in a region of the Pseudomonas putida genome:
- a CDS encoding APC family permease, with protein MSNYTEAGRPPDVAADAGNTQRSKGLAKGRLGLLASVVLGISTIAPVYTLTGALGPTVREVGAHLPAVFIVGFLPMLLVALGYRELNSAEPDSGTSFTWSARAFGPMIGWIGGWGLVVATTIVLSNLAGVAVDFFYLFLGQITGKHELAALADNLLINITTCCVFIALAVWICCRGIATTMTVQYGLVALQLVVLIGFAVAAFGGTTAPPPLEFDFAWFNPFGVESFSAFAAGLSLSIFIFWGWDTCLTVSEESVGSEEVPGKAATWTVMLILGLYLFTAIATLQFAGISETGLGLNNPRIQENVFAHLAGPVMGPLAILMSIAVLASTAASLQSTFVAPARTLLAMGYYGAVPPKFASVCPRSQTPRYATICAGLAAGLFYVTMRTLSENVLADTITALGMMICFYYSLTAFACVWYFRDSLFDSLRHFIMRGLCPLVGGVILSVIFARTAIDSASPDFGSGSHVGGLGLVFVIAAIISVLGIGLMMLSRMRAPAYFLGATLRQQATLPLQE; from the coding sequence ATGAGCAATTATACAGAAGCCGGCCGCCCACCCGACGTGGCGGCCGACGCGGGCAACACTCAACGCAGCAAAGGCCTGGCCAAAGGCCGTTTGGGCTTGTTGGCCAGCGTGGTGCTGGGCATTTCCACCATCGCCCCGGTCTACACCCTGACCGGCGCCCTTGGCCCGACCGTGCGTGAGGTCGGTGCCCACCTGCCTGCCGTGTTCATCGTCGGCTTCCTGCCGATGTTGCTAGTGGCCCTGGGCTACCGCGAACTGAACTCGGCAGAGCCGGACAGCGGCACTTCGTTTACCTGGTCGGCGCGAGCATTCGGCCCGATGATCGGCTGGATCGGCGGCTGGGGACTGGTGGTTGCCACGACTATCGTGCTGTCGAACCTGGCGGGGGTGGCAGTCGACTTCTTCTACCTGTTCCTGGGCCAGATCACTGGCAAGCATGAGCTGGCGGCCTTGGCTGACAACCTGCTGATCAACATCACCACCTGTTGCGTGTTCATCGCCCTGGCGGTGTGGATCTGCTGCCGCGGTATAGCCACCACCATGACCGTGCAATACGGCCTGGTGGCCTTGCAGTTGGTGGTGTTGATCGGCTTTGCCGTTGCCGCCTTCGGCGGTACCACGGCGCCGCCACCGCTGGAGTTCGACTTCGCCTGGTTCAACCCGTTCGGCGTCGAGTCGTTCTCGGCCTTTGCCGCCGGGCTGTCGTTGTCGATCTTCATCTTCTGGGGCTGGGACACCTGCCTGACCGTCAGTGAAGAATCGGTGGGCAGCGAAGAGGTACCGGGCAAGGCCGCCACCTGGACCGTGATGCTGATTCTTGGCCTGTATCTGTTCACCGCCATCGCCACCCTGCAGTTCGCGGGTATCAGCGAAACGGGCCTGGGCCTGAACAACCCGCGTATCCAGGAGAACGTGTTCGCTCACCTGGCCGGCCCGGTCATGGGGCCGCTGGCGATCCTGATGTCCATCGCAGTGCTGGCCAGCACCGCGGCGTCGCTGCAGTCCACTTTCGTGGCACCGGCGCGCACCCTGTTGGCCATGGGTTACTACGGTGCGGTACCGCCGAAGTTCGCCAGCGTCTGCCCGCGTTCGCAAACCCCGCGCTACGCCACCATCTGCGCTGGCCTGGCGGCAGGGCTGTTCTACGTGACCATGCGTACCCTCAGCGAGAACGTGCTGGCGGATACCATCACCGCGCTGGGCATGATGATCTGCTTCTACTATTCGCTGACCGCGTTCGCCTGCGTCTGGTATTTCCGCGACAGCCTGTTCGACAGCCTGCGCCACTTCATCATGCGCGGCCTGTGCCCGCTGGTGGGTGGGGTGATCTTGTCGGTGATCTTCGCGCGTACCGCCATCGACAGCGCCTCGCCGGACTTCGGCAGTGGCTCGCATGTGGGCGGGCTGGGGCTGGTGTTCGTGATTGCCGCGATCATCTCGGTGCTGGGCATCGGGTTGATGATGCTGTCGCGCATGCGCGCGCCGGCATACTTCCTGGGGGCTACCCTGCGTCAGCAGGCTACCCTGCCGCTGCAGGAATAA
- a CDS encoding gamma-glutamyl-gamma-aminobutyrate hydrolase family protein yields the protein MSATAVPLIGVSACRQQVGKNSSHTVGDKYVEAAGFAGLPLILPARDGGSDTHALLARLHGIVFTGSPSNIEPHHYNGAPSVAGTRHDLARDRLTLPLLQAAIAAGVPVFCICRGYQELNVALGGSLHQRVQELPGYLDHREPEDAPLEVQYGPRHPVGIEPGGLFERLGLAAQFEVNSLHSQGIDRLAPGLRVEARAPDGLIEAVSMPDAPGFVLGVQWHPEWRFNENPVSLRLFQAFREACIAYAAREGARQE from the coding sequence ATGAGCGCAACTGCGGTCCCCTTGATCGGTGTCAGCGCCTGCCGTCAGCAGGTGGGGAAGAACTCGTCGCACACGGTGGGCGACAAGTATGTCGAGGCGGCCGGCTTTGCCGGCTTACCGCTGATCTTGCCGGCCCGTGATGGCGGCAGCGACACGCATGCGCTGCTGGCTCGCCTGCACGGCATTGTTTTTACCGGCTCGCCTTCAAATATCGAACCGCATCATTACAATGGCGCCCCCAGTGTGGCAGGTACCCGGCATGACCTGGCGCGTGATCGCCTGACCCTGCCGCTGCTGCAGGCGGCCATTGCCGCCGGTGTGCCGGTGTTCTGCATTTGCCGTGGCTACCAGGAACTGAACGTGGCCCTTGGCGGCAGCCTGCACCAGCGCGTGCAGGAACTGCCTGGATACCTGGATCACCGCGAACCTGAGGATGCCCCCCTGGAGGTGCAGTACGGCCCTCGTCACCCGGTCGGCATCGAGCCTGGCGGGTTGTTCGAGCGCTTGGGCCTGGCGGCGCAGTTCGAGGTCAACTCGCTGCACAGTCAGGGCATCGACCGCCTGGCCCCAGGCCTGCGCGTCGAGGCACGGGCCCCGGATGGCCTGATCGAAGCAGTGTCCATGCCCGACGCGCCGGGCTTTGTGCTTGGCGTGCAGTGGCACCCGGAGTGGCGCTTCAACGAAAACCCGGTCTCGCTGCGCCTGTTTCAGGCGTTTCGCGAGGCCTGCATTGCCTATGCAGCACGGGAGGGTGCACGGCAGGAATGA
- the rph gene encoding ribonuclease PH → MKRPSGRAADQLRSIRITRNYTKHAEGSVLVEFGDTKVICTVSVENGVPRFLKGQGQGWLTAEYGMLPRSTGERNQREASRGKQGGRTLEIQRLIGRSLRAALDMSKLGDITLYVDCDVIQADGGTRTASITGAMVALCDALAVIKKRGGLKAGNPLKHMIAAVSVGMYQGEAVLDLDYPEDSAAETDLNVVMTSAGGFIEVQGTAEGAPFQPEDFNAMLALAQKGMNEIFELQQAALAD, encoded by the coding sequence ATGAAACGTCCAAGTGGTCGCGCCGCCGATCAGCTCCGCTCGATCCGCATCACCCGCAACTACACCAAGCACGCCGAAGGGTCGGTACTGGTTGAGTTCGGTGACACCAAGGTCATTTGCACGGTCAGCGTGGAAAACGGTGTACCGCGCTTCCTCAAAGGCCAGGGCCAAGGCTGGCTGACCGCCGAATATGGCATGCTGCCGCGCTCCACCGGCGAACGTAACCAGCGCGAAGCCAGCCGTGGCAAGCAGGGTGGCCGCACCCTGGAAATCCAGCGCCTGATCGGTCGTTCGCTGCGTGCGGCGCTCGACATGAGCAAGCTCGGTGACATCACCCTGTACGTTGACTGCGACGTGATCCAGGCCGATGGCGGTACCCGTACCGCGTCCATCACTGGCGCCATGGTCGCCCTGTGCGATGCCCTGGCGGTGATCAAGAAGCGCGGTGGCCTCAAGGCCGGCAACCCGCTCAAGCACATGATCGCTGCCGTGTCGGTGGGCATGTACCAGGGCGAAGCCGTACTTGACCTGGACTACCCGGAAGACTCCGCTGCCGAAACCGACCTGAACGTGGTCATGACCAGTGCCGGCGGCTTCATCGAAGTGCAGGGTACTGCCGAAGGCGCACCGTTCCAGCCGGAAGACTTCAACGCCATGCTCGCCCTGGCGCAGAAGGGCATGAACGAGATCTTCGAACTGCAGCAGGCCGCACTGGCTGACTGA
- the dut gene encoding dUTP diphosphatase codes for MHALQAKILDPRLGSEFPLPTYATPGSAGLDLRALLKEDTALEPGQTLLIPTGLSIYIGDPGLAAVILPRSGLGHKHGIVLGNLVGLIDSDYQGELMVSCWNRGNTPFTIAVGERIAQLVLVPVVQAHFDIVEAFDESQRGAGGFGHSGSH; via the coding sequence ATGCACGCTCTTCAAGCCAAGATCCTCGACCCACGCCTGGGCAGCGAATTCCCGCTGCCGACTTACGCAACCCCCGGCTCCGCCGGCCTGGACCTGCGCGCCCTGCTCAAGGAAGACACCGCCCTCGAGCCAGGCCAGACCCTGCTGATTCCGACCGGCCTGTCGATCTACATCGGCGACCCAGGCCTGGCGGCAGTCATCCTGCCCCGCTCGGGCCTGGGCCATAAGCACGGCATCGTGCTGGGCAACCTGGTCGGCCTGATCGACTCGGACTACCAGGGCGAGCTGATGGTTTCGTGCTGGAACCGCGGCAACACGCCGTTCACCATCGCAGTTGGCGAACGTATCGCCCAGCTGGTGCTGGTACCGGTGGTGCAGGCCCATTTCGACATCGTTGAAGCATTCGATGAAAGCCAGCGTGGCGCTGGCGGCTTTGGTCATTCCGGCAGCCACTGA
- the argB gene encoding acetylglutamate kinase, whose amino-acid sequence MTLDRDAASHVAEVLSEALPYIRRFVGKTLVIKYGGNAMESEELKTGFARDIVLMKAVGINPVVVHGGGPQIGDLLKRLSIESHFIDGMRVTDSATMDVVEMVLGGQVNKDIVNLINRHGGSAIGLTGKDAELIRARKLTVSRQTPEMTTPEIIDIGHVGEVVSVNTDLLNMLVKGDFIPVIAPIGVGANGESYNINADLVAGKVAEALKAEKLMLLTNIAGLMDKQGQVLTGLTTEQVNELIADGTIYGGMLPKIKCALDAVQGGVNSSHIIDGRVPNAVLLEIFTDSGVGTLITNRKPR is encoded by the coding sequence ATGACCCTCGATCGCGATGCCGCTTCCCATGTAGCCGAGGTTTTGTCCGAAGCACTGCCTTACATCCGCCGCTTTGTCGGCAAGACCCTGGTGATCAAGTACGGCGGCAACGCGATGGAAAGCGAGGAGCTCAAGACCGGCTTCGCCCGCGACATCGTGCTGATGAAGGCTGTGGGCATCAACCCCGTGGTAGTCCACGGTGGCGGCCCGCAGATCGGCGACCTGCTCAAGCGTCTGTCGATCGAAAGCCACTTCATCGATGGCATGCGCGTCACCGACTCGGCGACCATGGATGTGGTGGAGATGGTGCTGGGTGGCCAGGTGAACAAGGACATCGTCAACCTGATCAACCGCCACGGCGGCAGCGCGATCGGCCTGACCGGCAAGGATGCGGAGCTGATCCGCGCCCGCAAGCTGACCGTCAGCCGCCAGACGCCCGAGATGACCACCCCGGAAATCATCGACATCGGCCACGTGGGCGAAGTGGTGAGCGTGAACACCGACCTGCTGAACATGCTGGTGAAAGGCGACTTCATCCCGGTGATCGCGCCAATCGGCGTGGGCGCCAACGGTGAGTCGTACAACATCAACGCCGACCTGGTGGCAGGCAAGGTAGCCGAGGCGCTGAAGGCCGAGAAGCTGATGCTGCTGACCAACATCGCCGGCCTGATGGACAAGCAGGGCCAGGTACTGACCGGCCTGACCACCGAGCAGGTCAACGAACTGATCGCCGACGGCACCATCTATGGCGGCATGCTGCCGAAGATCAAGTGTGCGCTGGATGCGGTGCAGGGCGGCGTGAACAGCTCGCACATCATCGATGGCCGCGTGCCGAACGCTGTGCTGCTGGAAATCTTCACCGACAGCGGCGTGGGTACCCTGATCACCAACCGCAAGCCGCGCTGA
- the pyrE gene encoding orotate phosphoribosyltransferase — protein MQPYQRDFIRFAIDRGVLRFGEFTLKSGRTSPYFFNAGLFNTGSALAELGRCYAAAIVDSKIPFDVLFGPAYKGIPLAATTAVALADQHQLDVPWCFNRKEAKDHGEGGSLVGAPLAGDVLIIDDVITAGTAIREVMQIINAQQAKAAGVLIALNREERGNGELSAIQEVERDFGIPVVSIVSLTQVLEFLADDPQLKQHLPAVEAYRAQYGI, from the coding sequence ATGCAGCCGTATCAGCGCGACTTTATCCGTTTTGCCATCGATCGCGGGGTACTGCGTTTCGGTGAATTCACCCTGAAATCGGGGCGTACCAGCCCGTATTTCTTCAATGCCGGCCTGTTCAACACCGGTTCCGCACTGGCGGAGCTGGGGCGTTGCTATGCCGCCGCCATCGTCGACAGCAAGATCCCGTTCGACGTGCTGTTCGGCCCGGCCTACAAGGGTATCCCTTTGGCGGCGACCACCGCCGTGGCCCTTGCCGACCAGCATCAGCTCGACGTGCCTTGGTGCTTCAACCGCAAGGAAGCCAAGGACCATGGCGAAGGCGGCAGCCTGGTCGGCGCGCCGCTGGCCGGTGACGTGCTGATCATCGACGACGTGATCACTGCCGGTACCGCTATCCGTGAGGTCATGCAGATCATCAACGCCCAGCAGGCCAAGGCCGCTGGCGTGCTGATCGCGCTGAACCGCGAAGAGCGTGGCAATGGCGAACTGTCGGCGATCCAGGAAGTGGAGCGTGACTTCGGTATCCCGGTGGTCAGCATCGTTTCGCTGACCCAGGTGCTGGAATTCCTGGCGGACGATCCGCAGCTCAAGCAGCATCTGCCGGCTGTAGAGGCGTACCGGGCGCAGTACGGGATCTGA
- a CDS encoding YicC/YloC family endoribonuclease: protein MVHSMTAFARVERAGSQGTLVWELRSVNHRYLEPHLRLPEALRDLEGGVREGLRQGLSRGKVECTLRLNEDSNGKPLKVDHARAAQLVAAAEEVASLIKQPAPLNPLEVLSWPGVLVADTSDPQALNAEAMALFDEALAELKAGRQREGQELARLINERLDNMASEVTTLRALVPQMLAAQRQKILDRFGDMQAELDPQRLEQEMVLLAQKSDVAEELDRLSTHVTEVRRVLKGGGAAGRRLDFLMQELNREANTLGSKAFDPRSTQAAVNLKVLIEQMREQVQNIE, encoded by the coding sequence ATGGTGCACAGCATGACCGCTTTTGCTCGTGTCGAGCGCGCCGGCAGCCAAGGCACCCTGGTCTGGGAGCTGCGCTCGGTCAACCACCGCTACCTGGAGCCGCACCTGCGTCTGCCCGAGGCCCTGCGCGACCTCGAAGGCGGTGTACGTGAAGGCCTGCGCCAGGGCCTTTCGCGAGGCAAGGTGGAGTGCACCTTGCGCCTCAACGAAGACAGCAACGGCAAACCGCTGAAGGTGGACCACGCGCGCGCCGCGCAACTGGTTGCCGCGGCCGAGGAAGTCGCCAGCCTGATCAAGCAGCCAGCGCCCTTGAACCCCCTGGAAGTGCTGTCGTGGCCGGGCGTGCTGGTGGCTGACACCAGCGACCCGCAGGCCCTGAACGCTGAAGCCATGGCGCTGTTCGACGAAGCACTGGCCGAGCTCAAGGCCGGGCGCCAGCGCGAAGGCCAGGAACTGGCCCGGCTGATCAACGAGCGCCTGGACAACATGGCCAGCGAAGTCACCACCCTGCGCGCCTTGGTCCCGCAGATGCTGGCAGCACAGCGGCAAAAGATTCTCGACCGCTTCGGCGATATGCAGGCCGAGCTGGACCCGCAGCGCCTGGAGCAGGAGATGGTGCTGCTGGCCCAGAAGAGCGACGTGGCCGAAGAACTCGACCGCCTCAGCACTCACGTTACCGAAGTGCGCCGGGTACTCAAGGGTGGCGGCGCCGCCGGCCGACGCCTGGATTTCCTGATGCAGGAACTCAACCGCGAAGCCAACACCCTCGGCTCCAAGGCCTTCGACCCACGCAGCACGCAAGCGGCGGTCAACCTGAAGGTATTGATCGAACAGATGCGTGAACAAGTACAGAACATCGAGTAA
- the gmk gene encoding guanylate kinase, which translates to MNHSSGTLYIVSAPSGAGKTSLVTALTKDDQQIRVSVSHTTRAMRPGEEHGVNYHFVVHEEFKALIQQGDFLEHAEVFGNFYGTSRSALQQTLDQGYDLILEIDWQGAQQVRKLMPQALSVFILPPSQEALRQRLDGRGQDSEEIIAGRMKEAVSEMVHYDEYDYVIINDDFDVALEDLKAVFRSNRLLLKKQQQRHAALLKQMIG; encoded by the coding sequence ATGAACCACAGCAGCGGCACCCTCTACATCGTTTCGGCCCCTTCGGGCGCCGGCAAGACCAGCCTGGTAACGGCCCTGACCAAGGACGACCAGCAAATCCGCGTCTCGGTCTCGCACACCACCCGCGCCATGCGCCCGGGCGAGGAACACGGGGTGAACTACCACTTCGTGGTCCACGAAGAATTCAAGGCGCTGATCCAGCAAGGCGACTTCCTGGAGCATGCCGAAGTGTTCGGCAACTTCTACGGCACCTCGCGCAGTGCGCTGCAGCAGACCCTGGACCAGGGCTATGACCTGATCCTGGAAATCGACTGGCAAGGCGCCCAGCAGGTGCGCAAGCTGATGCCCCAGGCATTGTCTGTGTTCATTTTGCCGCCAAGCCAGGAAGCGCTTCGTCAGCGCCTGGACGGCCGCGGGCAGGACAGCGAAGAAATCATCGCCGGGCGTATGAAGGAAGCGGTCAGCGAGATGGTGCACTACGACGAGTATGACTACGTGATCATCAATGATGATTTCGACGTGGCGCTGGAAGACTTGAAAGCGGTGTTCCGCTCCAATCGCCTGCTGTTGAAGAAACAGCAACAGCGTCATGCGGCGCTGCTGAAGCAAATGATCGGCTGA
- the coaBC gene encoding bifunctional phosphopantothenoylcysteine decarboxylase/phosphopantothenate--cysteine ligase CoaBC, producing MQRLYRKRIVLGVGGGIAAYKSAELIRRLLEHGAQVRVVMTRGGAEFITPLTLQALSGHPVHMDLLDPAAEAAMGHIELAKWADLVLIAPATADLMARMAQGMADDLLTTLVLATDATVAVAPAMNQAMWRDPATQANLELLKSRGIQVFGPASGSQACGDVGLGRMLEATDLAWCAAESFKRQALTGKHVLITAGPTQENIDPVRYITNHSSGKMGFALAEAAAEAGARVTLVTGPVHLPTPDRVSRIDVVSARDMLAACEAAIPCDLFIASAAVADYRPEVVATQKLKKDPTTGDGMLLQMVRNPDILATLAGRADRPFSVGFAAETEHLLDYATRKLKDKNLDLIVANDVANPSIGFNSEENALTVIDRQQHQTLFAQTSKGKIARQLVAFIAERLNQVQ from the coding sequence ATGCAGCGGCTGTATCGCAAGCGCATCGTTCTCGGCGTGGGTGGCGGCATTGCCGCCTACAAAAGCGCCGAGCTGATTCGCCGTCTCCTGGAGCACGGCGCGCAAGTGCGCGTCGTCATGACCCGTGGTGGGGCCGAGTTCATCACCCCGCTGACCCTGCAGGCGCTGTCGGGCCACCCGGTGCACATGGACCTGCTGGACCCGGCCGCCGAAGCGGCCATGGGCCATATCGAACTGGCCAAGTGGGCCGACCTGGTGCTGATCGCCCCGGCCACGGCCGACCTCATGGCGCGCATGGCCCAAGGCATGGCTGACGACCTGCTGACCACCCTGGTGCTGGCCACCGACGCCACCGTCGCCGTCGCCCCGGCCATGAACCAGGCCATGTGGCGCGACCCGGCTACACAAGCCAACCTTGAGCTGCTCAAGAGCCGTGGCATCCAGGTGTTCGGCCCTGCCTCCGGCAGCCAGGCCTGTGGTGACGTGGGGCTTGGCCGCATGCTCGAAGCCACCGACCTGGCCTGGTGCGCCGCAGAAAGCTTCAAGCGCCAGGCACTGACCGGCAAGCACGTGCTGATCACCGCCGGCCCGACCCAGGAAAACATCGACCCGGTGCGCTACATCACCAATCATAGCTCCGGCAAGATGGGCTTCGCCCTGGCCGAAGCGGCTGCCGAAGCCGGGGCTCGGGTTACCCTCGTCACCGGCCCTGTGCACCTGCCAACCCCCGACCGGGTCAGCCGCATCGACGTGGTCAGCGCGCGGGACATGCTCGCGGCCTGTGAAGCGGCCATACCGTGCGACCTGTTCATCGCCTCGGCGGCGGTCGCGGACTACCGTCCTGAAGTGGTTGCCACACAGAAACTCAAGAAAGATCCTACGACCGGCGACGGCATGCTGCTGCAGATGGTGCGCAATCCCGATATCCTTGCCACCCTTGCTGGCCGCGCCGACCGCCCGTTCAGTGTCGGCTTCGCCGCCGAAACCGAGCACTTGCTCGATTACGCCACGCGCAAGCTCAAGGACAAGAACCTCGACCTGATCGTCGCCAATGATGTGGCCAACCCCAGCATCGGCTTCAACAGCGAAGAAAACGCCTTGACCGTGATCGACCGCCAGCAGCACCAGACTCTCTTCGCGCAGACCAGCAAGGGCAAGATCGCCCGGCAACTGGTCGCCTTCATCGCCGAACGGCTCAACCAGGTTCAATAA
- a CDS encoding exodeoxyribonuclease III encodes MRIISVNVNGIQAAAERGLLSWLQAQNADVICLQDTRASAFELDDPAFQLDGYFLYACDAEVPAQGGVALYSRMQPKAVITGLGFETADRYGRYLQADFDKVSIASLLLPSGMNGDEDLNQKFKLMDDFAKYLDKQRRKRREYIYCGSFYVAQQKLDIKNWRDSQQSPGFLAPERAWMDAITGEMGYVDALREVSREGDQYSWWPDNEQAEMLNLGYRFDYQILTPGLRRFVRNARLPRQPRFSQHAPLIVDYDWTLTI; translated from the coding sequence ATGCGGATCATCAGTGTGAACGTTAATGGCATTCAGGCTGCAGCCGAGCGTGGATTGCTCAGCTGGTTGCAAGCCCAGAATGCCGACGTCATCTGCCTTCAGGATACCCGCGCCTCGGCCTTTGAACTCGACGACCCAGCTTTCCAGCTCGATGGCTATTTCCTTTATGCCTGCGACGCGGAGGTGCCCGCCCAAGGTGGTGTGGCCCTTTATTCGCGCATGCAGCCCAAGGCAGTCATCACCGGCCTGGGCTTCGAGACAGCCGACCGCTACGGGCGTTACCTGCAAGCAGATTTCGACAAAGTCAGTATTGCCAGCCTGCTGTTGCCTTCGGGCATGAACGGCGACGAAGACTTGAACCAGAAGTTCAAGTTGATGGACGACTTCGCCAAGTACCTGGACAAGCAGCGTCGCAAGCGTCGCGAATACATCTACTGCGGCTCGTTCTACGTGGCGCAGCAGAAGCTCGACATCAAGAACTGGCGTGACAGCCAGCAGTCGCCGGGTTTCCTGGCGCCGGAACGCGCCTGGATGGATGCGATCACTGGCGAGATGGGCTACGTCGATGCCCTGCGCGAAGTCAGCCGTGAAGGCGACCAGTACAGCTGGTGGCCAGACAACGAGCAGGCCGAGATGCTCAACCTGGGCTACCGGTTCGACTACCAGATCCTCACGCCGGGCCTGCGCCGCTTCGTGCGCAATGCTCGCCTGCCGCGTCAGCCGCGCTTCTCCCAGCATGCGCCGCTGATCGTGGACTATGACTGGACGTTGACCATCTGA